One window from the genome of Cryptomeria japonica chromosome 6, Sugi_1.0, whole genome shotgun sequence encodes:
- the LOC131050956 gene encoding coniferin beta-glucosidase-like — protein MEMIQTLFLCLLFSVVSTSNGLDRSDFPPNFMFGTAASAYQYEGAWREGGKGLSNWDAFTHSPGRVEDGSNGDVADDQFHHYLEDIELMASLGLDTYRFSISWSRILPDGNGKINQAGIEYYNNFINALLQNGIQPFVTLFHFDLPNALQNSYGGWLGPQIVTDFEAYADICFKAFGDRVKYWATMNEPNMFIPLGYTVGLYPPTRCSVPFGKCISGNSLSEPYAAAHNVLLAHAAAVHTYRTKYQKIQGGSIGFVMSAPWYEPLEDTPEDRAAVDRILAFNIRWFLDPIVLGNYPSEMRERLGSRLPAIDSEMSGKLAGSFDFIGINQYTTLYASSTPTPSLDMGTLAYPDSMVYLTGERQGIPIGERTGMDGLYVVPRGIQKMVEYVTQIYNRPPIIITENGYAESKDSSATLQEALEDVRRVNFHNDYMNHLANAIRNGSDVRGYFIWSLLDNFEWAFGYTLRFGLYYVDNHSQSRYPKLSAEWVKQFLRKDAISTM, from the exons ATGGAAATGATTCAAACTTTGTTTCTCTGCTTGTTGTTTAGCGTTGTCTCAACAAGTAATGGActggacaggagcgattttcccccCAATTTCATGTTTGGAACTGCTGCCTCTGCCTATCAG TATGAAGGTGCTTGGAGAGAAGGAGGTAAAGGTCTCAGCAACTGGGATGCCTTCACACATTCACCAG GACGTGTAGAAGATGGAAGCAACGGAGACGTAGCAGATGATCAATTTCACCATTATCTG GAAGATATCGAGCTCATGGCATCACTTGGGCTAGACACTTATAGATTCTCCATATCCTGGTCTCGAATCCTTCCAG ATGGTAACGGTAAAATTAACCAGGCTGGGATTGAGTATTATAATAATTTTATCAACGCTCTTCTTCAAAATGGTATTCAACCATTCGTTACATTATTCCACTTCGACCTTCCAAATGCACTTCAAAACTCCTACGGCGGATGGCTCGGTCCACAGATAGT AACGGACTTCGAAGCCTACGCGGATATTTGTTTCAAAGCCTTTGGTGACCGGGTTAAGTACTGGGCTACAATGAACGAGCCAAATATGTTTATTCCATTGGGTTACACCGTTGGATTATATCCTCCCACAAGGTGTTCTGTGCCTTTCGGGAAGTGTATTTCTGGGAATTCCCTGTCTGAGCCATATGCTGCTGCACACAATGTTTTGCTCGCCCATGCAGCTGCAGTTCACACATATAGGACCAAATATCAG AAAATTCAAGGAGGATCTATTGGATTTGTGATGAGCGCACCATGGTATGAACCCTTGGAAGACACTCCTGAGGACAGAGCAGCTGTCGATAGAATTCTAGCATTCAACATTCGATG GTTTCTGGATCCAATTGTTCTTGGGAATTATCCAAGTGAAATGCGTGAACGACTGGGATCACGCCTTCCAGCTATTGATTCAGAAATGTCTGGGAAGCTTGCAGGATCATTCGATTTCATCGGCATAAACCAGTACACAACCTTGTATGCAAGCAGTACCCCTACTCCTTCCCTCGATATGGGTACACTGGCTTATCCGGACTCCATGGTTTATTTAACCGGCGAAAGACAAGGAATTCCCATTGGAGAACGA ACAGGGATGGACGGTTTATATGTCGTACCTCGGGGAATTCAGAAAATGGTGGAATATGTGACGCAAATCTACAACAGGCCTCCTATTATCATCACAGAAAACG GCTATGCAGAATCCAAGGATTCCTCCGCCACTTTACAAGAAGCTTTGGAAGACGTGAGGAGAGTAAATTTTCATAATGATTACATGAACCACTTGGCAAATGCAATCAG GAATGGATCAGATGTGCGTGGATACTTCATTTGGTCTCTTCTTGACAATTTTGAGTGGGCATTCGGGTACACGTTGAGATTTGGGCTATATTATGTGGATAACCATTCTCAGAGTAGATACCCGAAGCTATCAGCTGAATGGGTAAAACAATTCCTACGGAAGGACGCAATCAGCACAATGTAA